Proteins from a genomic interval of Rhinoraja longicauda isolate Sanriku21f chromosome 16, sRhiLon1.1, whole genome shotgun sequence:
- the LOC144601091 gene encoding uncharacterized protein LOC144601091, producing the protein MRQKKQRIDARESQTPSVNQHLNTWEGFTGSAEPTRHHRFHSMETLFTSSESELGFTQSSHQQDHAVEKPFPCPDCGKGFTQANNLKRHQQQVHAEEKLFPCPDCGKGFSRACNLKTHQRIHTGVKPFTCSECGKEFMQKSHLQSHQRIHTGERPFTCSECGKGFVRLAHLRTHYQIHTGEKPFFCSECGKGFVQSSHLQLHQRIHTGERPFTCSECGKGFIDLSGLRRHQQIPGGERPFSCSVCGKGYMQSSHLQLHQQIHTGERPFTCSECGKTFMQSSHLQSHQWIHTGERPFTCSECGKTFMQSSRLLLHQRIHTGERPFTCSECGKGFMQSSRLLLHQRIHTGERPFTCSECGKTFMQSSHLQSHQRIHTGERPFTCSECGKGFMESSRLLLHQRIHTGERPFICSECGKGFTQPNHLQSHQQIHTGAKPFTCSVCDKGFWTLHGLQVHQRIHTGERPFICSVCGKGYTNLAALQRHQRIHTGERLSICSVCGKECTHLAALQSHQRIHTGERPYTCSECGKGFTQLSGLHRHQRIHTGERPFTCSECGKGFIQSFQLKTHLRIHAVGKPFASPNCGQVNTDDLVSNQ; encoded by the exons ATGA GACAGAAAAAGCAGAGGATTGATGCTCGGGAATCTCAAACGCCTTCAGTTAACCAGCACCTGAACACATGGGAGGGATTCACTGGATCAGCAGAGCCAACGAGGCACCATAGATTCCACAGCATGGAGACATTATTCACCAGCTCTGAGAGTGAGCTGGGATTCACTCAATCTTCCCACCAGCAAGATCACGCTGTGGAGAAACCATTTCCCTGCCCcgattgtgggaagggattcactcaaGCAAACAACCTGAAGAGACACCAACAGCAAGTTCACGCTGAAGAGAAACTATTTCCCTGTCCcgattgtgggaagggattctcTCGGGCCTGCAACCTGAAGACACACCAGAGAATTCACACAGGGGTGAAgccgttcacctgctctgagtgtgggaaggaatttaTGCAGAAATCTCACCTACAGTCACACCAGCggattcacactggggagaggccgttcacgtgttctgagtgtgggaagggatttgtTCGATTGGCACATCTCAGGACACACTATCAAATTCACACCGGGGAGAAACCGTTCttctgctctgagtgtgggaaagGATTTGTGCAGTCATCTCACCTACAGTTACACCAGCGGATTCACACTGGAGAGAGGCCATTCACCtgttctgagtgtgggaagggatttattGACCTATCTGGGCTACGGAGACACCAGCAGATACCCGGCGGGGAGAGGCCGTTCTCCTGCtctgtgtgtgggaagggataTATGCAATCATCTCACCTACAGTTACACCAGCAGATACACACTGGAGAGAGGCcattcacctgctctgagtgtgggaagacATTTATGCAGTCATCTCACCTCCAGTCACACCAGTGGATTCACACTggagagaggccgttcacctgctctgagtgtgggaagacATTTATGCAGTCATCTCGCCTACTGTTACACCAGCGGATACACACTggagagaggccgttcacctgctctgagtgtgggaagggatttatgCAGTCATCTCGCCTACTGTTACACCAGCGGATACACACTGGAGAGAGGCcattcacctgctctgagtgtgggaagacATTTATGCAGTCATCTCACCTCCAGTCACACCAGCGGATTCACACTggagagaggccgttcacctgctctgagtgtgggaagggatttatgGAGTCATCTCGCCTACTGTTACACCAGCGGATTCACACTGGAGAGAGGCCGTTcatctgctctgagtgtgggaagggatttacgCAGCCAAATCACCTACAGTCACACCAGCAGATTCACACTGGGGCGAAGCCGTTCACTTGTTCTGTGTGTGACAAGGGGTTTTGGACATTACACGGGCTACAAGTACACCAGcgaattcacactggggagaggccgttcatttGTTCTGTGTGTGGGAAAGGGTATACTAACCTAGCTGCATTACAGAGACATCAGAgaattcacactggggagaggttGTCCATTTgttctgtgtgtgggaaggagTGTACTCACTTAGCTGCATTACAGAGTCATCAGAgaattcacaccggggagaggccgtacacctgctctgagtgtggaAAGGGATTTACTCAATTATCTGGGCTACATAGGCATCAGAgaattcacaccggggagagaccgttcacctgctctgagtgtgggaagggattcattcAGTCTTTCCAGCTGAAGACCCACCTGCGAATTCACGCTGTGGGGAAACCATTTGCCTCTCCCAATTGTGGGCAGGTCAATACTGATGACCTAGTGAGCAACCAGTAA
- the LOC144601101 gene encoding uncharacterized protein LOC144601101 has translation METLFTSSESELGFTQSSQQQDHAVEKPFPCPDCGKRFTQASNLKRHQQHVHAGEKPFACPDCGKGFSQAYSLKTHQRIHTGEKPFTCSACGKGFTALSTLQSHQRIHTGEKPFICSECGKGFTQANALKTHQQHVHANVTPIPCPDCGKGFSQACNLKRHQQQFHAEEKLFHCLNCGKGFSQACNLKRHQRIHTGENPFTCSECGKGFMQKSQLRSHQRIHAGERPFPCSKCGKLLFDALALQRHQQKHGGKRPFTCSECGQRFMQSSHLQLHQRIHTGERPFTCPECGKGFMQSSHLQLHHRIHTGERPFTCSECGKGFMQSSSLQSHQRIHTGERPFTCSECGKAFIQLSHLQSHQQIHTGEKPFTCSVCDKGFGKLYGLQVHQRIHTGERPFICSVCGKGYANLAGLQRHQRIHTE, from the coding sequence ATGGAGACATTATTCACCAGCTCTGAGAGTGAGCTGGGATTCACTCAATCTTCCCAGCAGCAAGATCACGCTGTGGAGAAACCATTTCCCTGTCCCGATTGTGGGAAGAGATTCACTCAAGCAAGTAACCTGAAGAGACACCAACAGCATGTTCACGCTGGAGAGAAACCATTTGCATGTCCcgattgtgggaagggattctcTCAGGCATACAGCCTGAAGACACACCAGAGAATTCACACAGGGGAGAAGCCATTCACCTGCTCTgcgtgtgggaagggatttactGCATTATCTACACTACAGTCACACCAGAGAATTCACACCGGGGAGAAGCCATTcatctgctctgagtgtgggaagggattcactcaaGCAAACGCCCTGAAGACACACCAACAGCACGTTCACGCTAACGTGACACCAATTCCCTGTCCcgattgtgggaagggattctcTCAGGCCTGCAACCTGAAGAGACACCAACAGCAATTTCACGCTGAAGAGAAACTATTTCACTGTCTCaattgtgggaagggattctcTCAGGCCTGCAACCTGAAGAGACACCAGAGAATTCACACAGGGGAGAACccgttcacctgctctgagtgtgggaagggatttatgCAGAAATCTCAGCTACGGTCACACCAGCGGATTCACGCTGGAGAGAGGCCATTCCCCTGCTCTAAGTGTGGGAAGCTCCTTTTTGACGCATTGGCGCTGCAGAGACACCAGCAGAAGCACGGCGGGAAGAGGCCGTTCACTTGCTCTGAGTGTGGGCAGCGATTTATGCAGTCATCTCACCTCCAGTTACACCAGCGGATTCACACTggagagaggccgttcacctgcccggagtgtgggaagggatttatgCAGTCATCTCACCTACAGTTACACCATCGGATTCACACTGGAGAGAGGCCtttcacctgctctgagtgtgggaagggatttatgCAGTCATCTAGCCTACAGTCACACCAGCGGATCCACACTggagagaggccgttcacctgctctgagtgtgggaaggcaTTTATTCAGCTATCTCACCTACAGTCACACCAGCAGATTCACACTGGAGAGAAGCCGTTCACTTGTTCTGTGTGTGACAAGGGGTTTGGCAAATTATACGGGCTACAAGTACACCAGcgaattcacactggggagaggccttTCATTTGTTCTGTGTGTGGGAAGGGGTATGCTAATTTAGCTGGATTACAGAGACATCAGAGAATTCACACTGAGTAG